The window GCAACGTCTTTTATGTATTCTCTATCTAATCAAAGGGAACACTTACATAGTGTTAGTTAAAAAAGTGTTGCAATAGTAATATTTTATTGTAACAAGTATTAAGCAttgttttttatcattttaaacaacattttttaagtgttacttACGATACATATtgcaatagataaaaaatattgtaGTGACTTCTATTTTATGTTGCAAACCAAAAAACTTTTTTTTGAGAGAATTTTATTTTCAAAGAgttttaaaaacattaaaataacTATATATGAAATAATCAAAACAGATCTATATATCAATAATTTAACTTAATACGTGTGATTTATGTATCGATTCTACTTAGATAAAATTTTGTTATTGTTGTATTTTAAATACACTCTAATATAATATGTTAATATTTAATTAAGTAGATAACATTGTACAGaaatatttatagttttaaaataaactaaaattatatCCTATAAAATATACAATTTTACACTActccaaataataaaataacagaaaCCATGGGTGTAAGAAAAATTGACAACATCGCTTGAGAAAAAGAATTGAATTATCCATTTATTTCTGTAATAAAAGTGACTCTCCATAAAATATCGTTAATAGGCCTTGGCCCATTGTGCCCATTTTTGTTTGTGAAAGAAATTAGCTgaccaaacaaaaaaaagaatGGGTTAAGGTAAAATGGTCCTCACGGTAGACCCTTCAATTTATTGATTTGGTTTTCATCAGAATCAGAAGACGAGGTGGAAGAAGGAAGCAAAAAGAAGCAGTGGTTGAATGAATGAATCAGTGAAACTGAAACTGAAATGGAGaacattaacaacaacaataacaacgcTATGATTCGTGAATGGTTCGACAAAATTGACTCTCACAAAACTGGAACCATAACTGCTCCAGTGCTCCCCAACTCTCGCAAATTAAAGTTGGTTTTGACTAATCAACCGCTACGGACAACGAAGAATATAACAATTTAAAGGTGTACTACTTATTTGTCGGTTGGGTTGGTGAAATAGTTCACCcgtgataaaaaaaaaagccaaataaaaaattaaaatttcattaaaaaaaacacTAAACCGCGTATTTAGTGTTTGATGCTGGAACCGTTAAACCAAAGACACCTTAGtgttaaattaaatcaaaagtaAAAGTAATATCAAATGGTAGGTTAAACTAGATTAAGTTTAATAGAAAGCATAAACAGTTGAAACTGACAATGACGCTGTAATTAGACACTTCAATATCAATGATCGAATCCTCCATATATTTACAGTAACACAGTCATGCTACCACAAActcaaacataacatatcaataatCCTCCGGATCGTCGAAGTTTGGATCATTGGCATCCAAAGCCACCGGATCGATCTCCATCTGCCAGTAGTCTTGGCCGCCGATCCACGTGAACTTTCCGCCGTGGCCTCCCTTCTTGGACGATCCGCTGAATCCGCTGCTGACAAATTTCCGGCTTTCCTTCGACTCGAAAAACGATTTTCGGCATTCCTTCAACAACAAAAACGCTTCTCTATTTGCCTTGCGGTTATCTCCGGCGTCCTTCCCCTTGGAGTTCTTTCCAGCATTCTTCATTCTCACTGCTTTCGTTTTTCACACTTTGAACCCTGATCACTGACGAAGGAGAAGGATTACAATGTATTCATAATAGACCAGAAGTAACAAGTAAATTCTAAAATTCTATCCAAACAATATAAATTAGATACAAAATACCTGAAGACCTTTATCATCGATAAAAACTTTTCTTCCTCTAATAGTACCAAGGTGCTATGCGCATTCAGCAAAAATTAATCCTTGCTCACAAAAAATtgtatttagaaataaaggaacaAATTgtgattttttactattgttaTACACATGTATATATAGAGTATGAGTTTATCTTATCAAaagtttatcttattttaaatttaaatcttatcttatcaaaagtttatcttatcttcaattcaaatttttaaatacattatagaataactaattattcataattatttatacactaatttATTCAAATTATTATCTCTTTCAacaattatacaaaaaaataaattaaattaaactataaaaaatttatatttcaatacTATAATCTAATAAATttctaaattcaataaaaaaatttattatattaatttttaatttaattattattattattattattattattattattattatttgactgATATATTAAACCCGACTTCACCCGACCCATGTACACCCTAGTAGCTAGCACAGGATACGAGTACGACCATAGCAGTATTGATAAATGTAGCCAAGCTGAAAGTTGGAAGAGTAGAAGCTGTTGGAGCACGTCGTGGGTTGAAATGCTGGGCAAATAATGGGCCATTAGTTGGGTCAATTTTTATTTTCGATTTTGatgcaaaaaatattatttacatactaaaattaattactaaaattaatcattatatatttatatataaatacacatAATTTTGATAAATCAATATGTTACACGTTATTAAATGGTTGATATCTCTACAATTGAATTAAACTACATTCTTCTAAAATTCTAAatcaaagaagagataaaaaaaatattcaataagaagaaaacaaaataaaattaagtgGAGCTCAAACGAAAAATGTTAAAAATGATTCGATAGATGTCTATAATCTATACTAAGtgcaatatttaaaaattaaaaaattatttaatttttttatacagtaatttcttttattttaatttaactatCTCTTTTCAGTTATAAAGGTTTTTTAAGACATAGAAAATAAGAGATTGAATTGATAGTCTTCTTTTAAACTttatcaattaattttcaaataaaaaaaatgaaacttaGCTTTTCTATCTTCAATATGTAAGATTGATTATGCATGAAATAACTTTATTTTATCTtctaaagaacaaaaataaaaacaaaacaaaacaagaaagagagaaaaatacaaccatgtatctaatttttattataataatggtaaaatttttactatcttttcaaatattataAACACCAATTTTTAAGAAATCAAGTGTAATCTTTCATCATTTATTTCATAGATGGgacaaagaaaaaatataaaagaaaaactattcaagagtaagaaaatcacactttattctctaaaataaaaattcaaaatttaaaggaTCAAAATTTAACATCATACTTTTAActaaatgtgttttttttttttaactttcataATCTTTCATTTTATGAAGAAACACTAGGAAATATTAGTCATGTCAAACTcggtaattatttttattcaaagtcTTATTTGATGCTACTAGGGTTCGTCTTGCTTAATGTcattcattatttatatttattacttCAATGTTATGCGAGTCTattattataagtttataactagTGTATTTAATCCaccctcttatttatttattctgtgtaataataataaacacaATATTAGTTTAGATGGTtagctctttttatttttaactaagagattttatatttaaattgtacaaataactatatatattgaaaattctGTATATCAAACCTCTTTCAATCTTTATATAATAGATAAGTATATTGTTAGTaatgaaaattattaaaataataatcttCCAATATATCATGACATatcttttgttttgattttatgcGACAAATTCCATTATAATGTCGTATAGATTTAACTAGATAATAAATAATTGAAGTTGAAATGTTTATAATTAGTTGAATTTTTATTCCACACACTAAATATTATTATAAGGATTAGGGTAACCAGAATAGGCCAAATGTCTTAATGGGTCACTGGACCTTTACGCCAATGGCTGATGTATTTGCATTTTATTGTAGAGAAGCTTGACCTGATGGGGTTGATGTTGTGGATAGTATTTGAAGGGTTCATGTGTTCAATAAtgggtttaaaatttaaaaatttatttttatttttataatgataattttaatataatatatttttaaattattggtattattaaatgttaattttataatcttagaaaataatttttaaaattactctctTAGAAGCTTACAAAGGAAAGATCATTGCaagttatatataaattttggatattaattttttcatccttgtgtttcaaactttaaaattttttacaactTAAATGaaatgttatataaattttgctatttaaaatgaatttaaaaagtattttttaaaacttGTTGAATTGACAATTTGGCAAGGTTTATAACAGAGGGGGAGTGAGAAGTAATCTCCACCAACTTGAAGAATTGAAGCAGGACTATGTTGTACATAGAACTTTATGTTAAAATGACATGCATGTTTtaatcagtaaaaataattatctgaATTAACATCTTGTGTTAAAATTAGCACGGAAGTATATTTTGATATACAAGTGCAAAACTAACGTGTAATTTTTTTTCTGAGGCATTGatagataaattttcaaaaaggaatATGTATGTGGCGACGATTTGTACTTATTAGAAAGTCacgaaattaaagaaagaaaatcgAAATTGTGTTGTTAAGATATTTGAGTTGCATACATGTGACATTAATTTTACAGTTAACtgaacaaaatatatatacaagatcAATATTTAGGTGAAACAAATCTAAGTAATTTTAGATTGCCTATATCTTTGCAGCTAATTCCTGATGCTCCCATTTACACAAGTTTCTCAGTTTATTGAGAATCAACAAGacttgattcactatttttcatCATTCATCAAATACAACAGCACCAGGACCAAGCAGTGCAGCAACAAGAATTTGCTCCCAACGTCTCACGCCCCTCTGCATTATACTTGTGGTAAAAGTCCGCAGTCATGAATGACTGCTCGAGGCGCCTCTTCTTGTTGGAGACATACACTTCAATCTACACTTTCCTGATGGATGGTCTATTTCGACATCAAATGCTGGCAAAAGTGGCCGTCCGACGGCTTGAACATGAGAGATGCTGCATCAAAGATATCCAATTTATCGGAGTTAGAAACATATAAGCAAAATGGCAATTCTTTATTTATGCACAACATTGAATTATCTATGCCTTCAACAATTTTAAGCAGAATAACATTGAATTATCTATGCACAACTGCTTATGACGGGGTGTGCCTGTGTGCATGTGTATGTGTAAGAGAAAGGATTTGCAAATTAACCATATGTAAAATAATTGATCCATTTCTTTCTTTTGAACTCTGCCCAGCAGCTCAACTTGAAGCACATCTCCAATGCACAGAACAGGTTCAAGTAGCTTGAATTTCTGCAAGCAGTTTTCCTGCAGTTTCATTATAGAAATAATTCATTAAACAGTGGCATAGAGTAATCTATGCTACAAAAAAATTGCAATTTTAAATAGATCAAGTCCACAAAAATATCTAGAGGGAAAAAGAGATCCGTTAATGCTCAAAAGATATATGTAGCTGAATCCCAATCCTCCTCTTTGTTGAGAGTGTTTATGGATAGAAAATAGGAAATGCAAAATCACAAGCATGTTAATAGTGCAACTCACTTGCAACATTGCAAATTCAGGTGAAGTATATGTCCATTGAGGACCCCCAAATATTTtatcagcaaaaaaaaaatcaagttcaCACATCTCTGATAACTCTAACTTTGTCGCGTATCTTGCACGGCCCATTCGGAATCGGACAGCTTTTGCTGAATATGCTGCATGGTAAAAAGATACATTAATCAGCTAATCAAGTTGAAGTTAATATCCTCGGCATTAGCCATTTTCAGTTCAACTTAATACCAAACTTGTCAATTAGCTACTGGACTAACCTTGGAATGGCTGCACATGAATCTCAGTGATTAGACATAGTTTGGAAGTTAGCATATATTCTAAAGTCTCTGGTACAGAAGGATCACTTTTCCCTTCACTAGACCAGTACGATGTATCTCGAGGGTCCAACGTATTCACATCATTTTCTTCGCGGATCTTATTGTAGCTGGATGCACTTACGGCACTCGAGATGCAATTTCTGCTGATAGAAGGACTGAGACCACATGCTAGGAACGCATAGACTTTATGATTTCTCTTGAGATATTCCCAATTCGAAGAACTTCCAAGCATGTTACTCACTGGTTCAATCATGTTCTCTACCTCGATGACATGTCTAACACCAGATAGTTCAGGAAACATTTTCAAGCAAAGATGCTTGCAAAGGCCATTTTCAATAACTGCATAATATATGGAATGCAAATCAATACAATTTAAACAGCACCATAATATTTCAACATTGGAAAATTTAATACCAATAATGTATCACAAAAAAATAGACTTTGCAAGACAATATAACGTTAGAGAAGCTACAAATTTCACAAACCATGAACTCAAATGGCTTACCAAATTGGTGCCAAGAACGGGAAAGAGTCGAAACGCGGACAAGGTCACAAGGGTCCAAATGAGTGAGAACCTTTATTGACATGTCTGGTCCAAGCCGTTGCAATAAATCCAGTTTGTTTTTCACTTCAGACATGATGATGCTCCCAAATTAGAACC is drawn from Arachis hypogaea cultivar Tifrunner chromosome 12, arahy.Tifrunner.gnm2.J5K5, whole genome shotgun sequence and contains these coding sequences:
- the LOC112728404 gene encoding F-box protein At4g00755-like isoform X1; this encodes MSEVKNKLDLLQRLGPDMSIKVLTHLDPCDLVRVSTLSRSWHQFVIENGLCKHLCLKMFPELSGVRHVIEVENMIEPVSNMLGSSSNWEYLKRNHKVYAFLACGLSPSISRNCISSAVSASSYNKIREENDVNTLDPRDTSYWSSEGKSDPSVPETLEYMLTSKLCLITEIHVQPFQAYSAKAVRFRMGRARYATKLELSEMCELDFFFADKIFGGPQWTYTSPEFAMLQENCLQKFKLLEPVLCIGDVLQVELLGRVQKKEMDQLFYICISHVQAVGRPLLPAFDVEIDHPSGKCRLKCMSPTRRGASSSHS
- the LOC112728404 gene encoding F-box protein At4g00755-like isoform X2, translated to MSIKVLTHLDPCDLVRVSTLSRSWHQFVIENGLCKHLCLKMFPELSGVRHVIEVENMIEPVSNMLGSSSNWEYLKRNHKVYAFLACGLSPSISRNCISSAVSASSYNKIREENDVNTLDPRDTSYWSSEGKSDPSVPETLEYMLTSKLCLITEIHVQPFQAYSAKAVRFRMGRARYATKLELSEMCELDFFFADKIFGGPQWTYTSPEFAMLQENCLQKFKLLEPVLCIGDVLQVELLGRVQKKEMDQLFYICISHVQAVGRPLLPAFDVEIDHPSGKCRLKCMSPTRRGASSSHS